From one Nothobranchius furzeri strain GRZ-AD chromosome 2, NfurGRZ-RIMD1, whole genome shotgun sequence genomic stretch:
- the mylz3 gene encoding myosin, light polypeptide 3, skeletal muscle, with protein sequence MTEFTPDQIEDFKEAFGLFDRVGDSQVAFNQVADIMRALGQNPTNKAVNQILGNPSADDMANKRINFDAFLPMLKQVDALPKGTVDDYVEGLRVFDKEGNGTVMGAELRIVLSTLGEKMNEQEIEALMAGQEDENGSVHYEAFVKHIMSV encoded by the exons ATG ACGGAGTTTACTCCGGACCAGATTGAGG ACTTCAAGGAGGCTTTTGGTCTCTTTGACAGAGTCGGTGACAGCCAGGTGGCCTTCAACCAGGTGGCTGACATTATGCGCGCTCTGGGCCAGAACCCCACCAACAAGGCCGTTAACCAAATTCTCGGCAACCCAAGCGCTGATG ACATGGCCAACAAGAGGATCAACTTTGATGCTTTCCTGCCCATGCTGAAGCAGGTCGATGCCTTGCCCAAGGGAACAGTCGATGACTACGTTGAGGGTCTGCGTGTCTTCGACAAGGAGGGCAACGGCACAGTCATGGGTGCTGAGCTGCGTATCGTGTTGTCCACTCTGG GAGAGAAGATGAATGAGCAGGAGATTGAGGCCCTCATGGCCGGCCAGGAGGACGAGAACGGCAGTGTCCACTATGAGG CTTTTGTCAAGCACATCATGTCTGTGTAA
- the lancl1 gene encoding glutathione S-transferase LANCL1 isoform X1 yields the protein MLIYRKHIHTKKSNVNISRGLALNMDTRALRNPYHDYDGSPASTQALFDAQGKITPEFAQRLSSTVSELLAVMENGLKSADPKDCTVYTGWAGIALLYLHLHRVFNEDSFLQRALEYVSRSLKCLTRRHDVTFLCGDAGPLAVAAVVYSRLRMTQEADECINRLMQYHQMVVNLSGGLPDELLYGRVGYLYSLIFINQQLGQDRIPLQYVQQISEAILVSGEHLSRKFRVQNQSPLMYEWYQEQYVGAAHGLAGIYYFLMQPCFVSSAEHVHRLVKPSVDHVCRLRLPSGNYPPCIGDDRDLLVHWCHGSPGVIYMLLQAYKVFGVPQYLEEALQCGEVVWRWGLLKKGYGLCHGAAGNAYTFLALYRQTQNPRHLYRACVFADWCMNYGKHGCQTPDTPFSLFEGMAGTIYFLADLLQPMRARFPAFEV from the exons ATGCTAATCTACCGCAAGCACATTCACACAAAGAAGTCAAACGTAAACATTTCAC GTGGTTTGGCCTTAAATATGGACACAAGAGCGTTGAGGAATCCTTATCATGACTACGATGGGAGCCCTGCGTCTACACAGGCGCTGTTTGACGCTCAAGGAAAG ATCACACCGGAGTTTGCCCAGAGGCTGAGCAGCACGGTCAGCGAGCTTTTAGCTGTGATGGAAAACGGGCTGAAGTCTGCTGATCCAAAAGACTGCACTGTTTACACTGGCTGGGCAG GTATTGCGTTGCTCTACCTGCACCTCCACCGTGTTTTTAATGAAGACTCCTTCCTTCAGAGAGCCTTAGAGTACGTGAGTCGCAGCCTTAAGTGTTTGACTCGTCGCCATGATGTCACTTTCCTGTGTGGGGATGCTGGTCCACTCGCGGTGGCTGCTGTGGTTTATTCTCGCCTCCGGATGACGCAGGAGGCTGATGAGTGCATCAACAG ACTGATGCAGTACCACCAGATGGTGGTGAACCTTTCAGGTGGGCTGCCCGATGAGCTGCTGTACGGACGGGTGGGCTACCTCTACTCACTCATCTTCATCAACCAGCAGCTGGGACAGGACCGGATCCCGCTGCAGTACGTCCAGCAG ATCAGCGAGGCCATCCTGGTGTCGGGAGAACACCTCAGCAGGAAGTTCCGCGTCCAGAACCAGAGCCCGTTGATGTATGAGTGGTACCAGGAGCAGTACGTTGGTGCGGCCCATGGGTTGGCTGGGATTTACTACTTCCTGATGCAG CCATGTTTCGTCTCCTCCGCGGAGCATGTCCACAGGCTGGTGAAGCCCAGCGTCGACCACGTCTGCCGTCTCCGCTTACCCTCGGGGAACTACCCTCCCTGCATCGGGGATGACCGGGACCTGCTGGTGCACTGGTGCCACGGATCACCAGGAGTCATCTACATGCTCCTGCAGGCCTACAAG GTTTTTGGTGTGCCTCAGTACCTGGAGGAGGCTCTGCAGTGCGGGGAGGTGGTGTGGAGGTGGGGTCTGCTGAAGAAGGGCTACGGGCTGTGTCACGGCGCGGCGGGCAACGCCTACACCTTCCTGGCTCTCTACAGGCAAACCCAGAACCCCAGACATCTTTACAGAGCCTGCGTG TTTGCTGATTGGTGCATGAACTACGGCAAGCATGGCTGCCAGACACCGGACACACCGTTCTCTCTTTTTGAAG GAATGGCCGGCACCATCTACTTCCTGGCAGACCTGCTGCAGCCAATGAGAGCCCGCTTTCCTGCATTTGAGGTGTAG
- the lancl1 gene encoding glutathione S-transferase LANCL1 isoform X2: MDTRALRNPYHDYDGSPASTQALFDAQGKITPEFAQRLSSTVSELLAVMENGLKSADPKDCTVYTGWAGIALLYLHLHRVFNEDSFLQRALEYVSRSLKCLTRRHDVTFLCGDAGPLAVAAVVYSRLRMTQEADECINRLMQYHQMVVNLSGGLPDELLYGRVGYLYSLIFINQQLGQDRIPLQYVQQISEAILVSGEHLSRKFRVQNQSPLMYEWYQEQYVGAAHGLAGIYYFLMQPCFVSSAEHVHRLVKPSVDHVCRLRLPSGNYPPCIGDDRDLLVHWCHGSPGVIYMLLQAYKVFGVPQYLEEALQCGEVVWRWGLLKKGYGLCHGAAGNAYTFLALYRQTQNPRHLYRACVFADWCMNYGKHGCQTPDTPFSLFEGMAGTIYFLADLLQPMRARFPAFEV; this comes from the exons ATGGACACAAGAGCGTTGAGGAATCCTTATCATGACTACGATGGGAGCCCTGCGTCTACACAGGCGCTGTTTGACGCTCAAGGAAAG ATCACACCGGAGTTTGCCCAGAGGCTGAGCAGCACGGTCAGCGAGCTTTTAGCTGTGATGGAAAACGGGCTGAAGTCTGCTGATCCAAAAGACTGCACTGTTTACACTGGCTGGGCAG GTATTGCGTTGCTCTACCTGCACCTCCACCGTGTTTTTAATGAAGACTCCTTCCTTCAGAGAGCCTTAGAGTACGTGAGTCGCAGCCTTAAGTGTTTGACTCGTCGCCATGATGTCACTTTCCTGTGTGGGGATGCTGGTCCACTCGCGGTGGCTGCTGTGGTTTATTCTCGCCTCCGGATGACGCAGGAGGCTGATGAGTGCATCAACAG ACTGATGCAGTACCACCAGATGGTGGTGAACCTTTCAGGTGGGCTGCCCGATGAGCTGCTGTACGGACGGGTGGGCTACCTCTACTCACTCATCTTCATCAACCAGCAGCTGGGACAGGACCGGATCCCGCTGCAGTACGTCCAGCAG ATCAGCGAGGCCATCCTGGTGTCGGGAGAACACCTCAGCAGGAAGTTCCGCGTCCAGAACCAGAGCCCGTTGATGTATGAGTGGTACCAGGAGCAGTACGTTGGTGCGGCCCATGGGTTGGCTGGGATTTACTACTTCCTGATGCAG CCATGTTTCGTCTCCTCCGCGGAGCATGTCCACAGGCTGGTGAAGCCCAGCGTCGACCACGTCTGCCGTCTCCGCTTACCCTCGGGGAACTACCCTCCCTGCATCGGGGATGACCGGGACCTGCTGGTGCACTGGTGCCACGGATCACCAGGAGTCATCTACATGCTCCTGCAGGCCTACAAG GTTTTTGGTGTGCCTCAGTACCTGGAGGAGGCTCTGCAGTGCGGGGAGGTGGTGTGGAGGTGGGGTCTGCTGAAGAAGGGCTACGGGCTGTGTCACGGCGCGGCGGGCAACGCCTACACCTTCCTGGCTCTCTACAGGCAAACCCAGAACCCCAGACATCTTTACAGAGCCTGCGTG TTTGCTGATTGGTGCATGAACTACGGCAAGCATGGCTGCCAGACACCGGACACACCGTTCTCTCTTTTTGAAG GAATGGCCGGCACCATCTACTTCCTGGCAGACCTGCTGCAGCCAATGAGAGCCCGCTTTCCTGCATTTGAGGTGTAG